The following coding sequences lie in one Candidatus Nitrospira allomarina genomic window:
- a CDS encoding GH36-type glycosyl hydrolase domain-containing protein, which yields MSTFRSRYELETIELANSSGLVFEFFPNGGLFRVMCDEVMINQILGNPLEGSLNNIYLRLRTADSITFLPLIGPSSPSSFAHAPNQARWQGHWQDLAYTCSLTLHPEATMWLWTIDIRNTASTDRLCDVIYTQDIGLAHEGAVRNNEAYCSHYIDHHVLTHNLYGPVVCSRQNQACGDQHPWLMQGCTTHARGLVTDGLAFFGLSHKHTNIPVGLTQDCLVSVKQQYEMAFCGLQSDILRIAPGESRSVTFYAEYVPHHPEPTQAADADRIQSTITRIERLQAQSPNRVFTPQPAADTILHNLTMLTGQDVTDDEVQNLYPDRRRHEEVQNGRLLSFFYADATHVVLQAKELLVERPHGHILRSGSARMPQDDGLSSTTHMAGVFHSHLTIGNTSFNKLFSITRTPFNIFKTSGLRILIKRGATYHLLGMPSCYEIGLHSCRWRYKTDQGWIVVNAWVSSEDAAAFVSIESDQAETFVILGNLVLGNHELDHQGHIDIDVQTATATLRPHATTEMTQRYPDTVFYITTSEPAKVEHIGTDDELFTDHQSRGLPYLTFRTKPVETFSLVITGSIIDAEQAKTLCQKYQAQPAHLQQDQQAGWSFWQSLGRQFYLSLPKTNPLCDKLNDIFYWYVHNAMVHLTIPHGLEQFSGAAWGVRDVCQGPLELLLATQHHPEAKQILLTVFAQQYEKTADWPQWFMFDRFANIQHPESHGDIIIWPLKALAMYLEASNDFSILDIELPYTELPNFGRTPTQSTLLRHVQRTIDAIESRFIPGTALSAYGAGDWDDTLQPAQSAMREHMVSTWTVALTYQVFQQLAIAFSKAGLYTDEQRLLQLARRIKADFHQHLIPDKVVSGFGYRHPDGRVEPIIHPSDTRTKIHYRLLPMTRSMIGELFAPEQVQNHLRLIESHLRFPDGVRLMNKPVSYQGGVRVLFRRAEESAHFGREIGLQYVHAHIRYIEAMCKIGQARNAYDAILQILPITIQDQVSNAVTRQSNTYFSSSDADVRDRYEAEQLWDALRAGQVRVKGGWRIYSSGPGILINQIVSNFLGLRLSYDDVIIDPILPKQLDGLQFTFAMNEKPITVIYTIAGDAPASVQSVTINGTEMGFTRDHNPYRPGGVRIPRPDVYPLLTDGPNRILISIG from the coding sequence ATGTCGACATTTCGATCACGGTATGAGCTTGAAACAATTGAGTTAGCCAACTCAAGCGGCCTTGTCTTTGAATTTTTTCCGAATGGCGGGTTATTCCGTGTGATGTGTGATGAGGTGATGATTAATCAAATACTGGGCAACCCGCTTGAAGGATCATTGAACAATATCTATTTACGTCTCCGCACAGCTGATTCAATCACGTTCCTCCCGCTGATCGGACCCTCATCACCCAGCTCATTCGCGCATGCTCCCAACCAAGCTAGATGGCAAGGGCACTGGCAGGATCTGGCGTATACCTGTTCATTGACGCTCCACCCGGAGGCCACGATGTGGCTTTGGACTATCGATATTCGTAACACCGCCTCAACGGATCGTCTCTGCGATGTGATTTATACCCAGGATATCGGCCTGGCCCACGAAGGGGCGGTCCGGAACAATGAAGCGTATTGCAGCCACTACATTGATCATCATGTTCTGACTCACAACCTCTACGGACCTGTCGTCTGTTCACGCCAGAATCAGGCCTGCGGAGATCAGCATCCCTGGTTGATGCAGGGATGTACCACCCATGCCAGAGGCCTCGTGACAGATGGTCTGGCCTTTTTTGGTTTGTCGCATAAACACACCAATATCCCGGTTGGACTGACCCAGGATTGCCTCGTGAGTGTCAAACAGCAATATGAAATGGCATTTTGCGGTCTGCAATCCGATATCCTCCGGATTGCTCCCGGTGAGTCCCGATCGGTCACGTTTTATGCCGAATATGTCCCGCACCATCCGGAGCCCACCCAGGCCGCTGACGCCGACCGTATTCAGTCCACGATAACTCGTATCGAACGATTGCAAGCTCAATCACCCAATCGCGTGTTCACCCCGCAACCGGCCGCCGACACCATCTTGCACAACCTGACGATGCTGACCGGACAGGATGTAACCGACGACGAGGTCCAAAACCTCTACCCGGACCGAAGACGCCATGAGGAAGTCCAGAACGGAAGGTTGTTGTCGTTTTTCTATGCAGATGCCACCCATGTGGTGTTACAAGCCAAAGAGCTCCTCGTCGAACGCCCCCACGGCCATATCTTACGTAGCGGGAGCGCCCGAATGCCGCAGGACGATGGACTGAGTTCCACCACGCATATGGCCGGCGTCTTTCACTCCCATCTCACCATTGGCAACACGTCGTTCAACAAACTGTTCTCCATTACGAGAACTCCCTTCAACATCTTCAAAACGAGCGGCCTGCGCATTTTGATCAAGCGAGGCGCCACATATCATCTTCTCGGGATGCCGTCGTGTTATGAGATCGGCCTGCACTCCTGCCGATGGCGGTACAAGACCGATCAAGGATGGATTGTGGTCAATGCCTGGGTCAGCTCAGAAGACGCCGCCGCGTTTGTGAGTATCGAGTCCGATCAGGCCGAGACTTTTGTCATCCTCGGCAATCTGGTTTTAGGCAACCATGAGCTGGACCATCAAGGCCATATCGATATTGATGTCCAAACCGCAACGGCGACCTTGAGACCACATGCCACTACGGAGATGACCCAACGCTATCCGGATACAGTTTTCTACATCACCACGTCAGAACCGGCCAAGGTCGAGCACATCGGAACAGATGACGAATTATTTACCGATCACCAGTCCCGTGGACTCCCCTATCTGACATTTCGTACCAAACCGGTAGAGACGTTTTCTTTAGTGATCACGGGTTCAATTATCGACGCCGAGCAGGCAAAGACATTATGCCAGAAATATCAAGCGCAGCCAGCTCATTTGCAACAGGACCAACAGGCCGGCTGGTCATTTTGGCAATCACTCGGAAGACAATTTTACCTCTCACTCCCCAAGACGAATCCGCTGTGTGACAAACTCAATGATATCTTTTACTGGTACGTCCACAATGCCATGGTGCACCTCACGATCCCCCATGGTCTCGAACAATTTTCCGGTGCCGCATGGGGTGTCCGCGATGTCTGCCAGGGCCCGCTCGAACTCCTGTTGGCCACCCAACACCATCCTGAAGCGAAACAGATCTTGTTAACGGTCTTTGCCCAGCAATATGAGAAGACGGCTGATTGGCCGCAATGGTTTATGTTTGACCGGTTCGCCAATATCCAGCACCCGGAGAGCCATGGTGACATCATCATTTGGCCGTTAAAAGCCCTGGCGATGTACCTCGAAGCCAGCAATGATTTCAGCATCCTGGACATCGAGCTTCCCTATACTGAGCTGCCAAACTTCGGCCGTACCCCAACCCAATCAACTCTGCTACGCCATGTTCAGCGCACGATTGACGCTATCGAATCCCGCTTTATTCCGGGTACGGCGTTATCGGCCTATGGAGCCGGGGATTGGGACGATACCCTTCAACCTGCTCAATCCGCCATGCGCGAGCATATGGTCAGCACCTGGACGGTCGCCTTAACCTATCAAGTGTTCCAACAATTGGCCATCGCCTTTAGCAAGGCCGGGCTCTATACCGACGAACAACGGCTGCTGCAGTTAGCCCGGCGCATCAAAGCGGATTTTCACCAGCATCTGATACCGGATAAGGTCGTGAGCGGATTTGGCTATCGGCACCCGGATGGGCGGGTCGAACCCATCATTCATCCGAGCGATACGCGCACAAAGATTCACTACCGGCTGCTGCCGATGACCCGCAGCATGATCGGCGAGTTATTTGCCCCTGAGCAAGTGCAGAATCACCTGCGGCTCATCGAGTCCCATTTACGCTTTCCGGACGGTGTCCGCCTCATGAACAAACCCGTATCGTATCAAGGCGGGGTACGAGTGTTATTCCGTCGGGCCGAAGAGTCGGCCCATTTCGGACGTGAGATCGGGTTGCAATATGTCCACGCCCACATCCGCTATATCGAAGCCATGTGCAAAATCGGCCAAGCCCGGAACGCCTATGACGCGATCTTGCAGATTCTACCAATCACCATTCAGGATCAGGTATCCAATGCGGTGACACGGCAAAGCAATACCTACTTCAGTAGCTCTGATGCGGATGTGCGGGATCGGTATGAGGCCGAACAGCTATGGGATGCACTACGGGCGGGTCAGGTGCGGGTGAAAGGCGGTTGGCGCATCTACTCCAGCGGGCCCGGTATCCTGATCAATCAAATCGTCAGCAATTTTTTGGGCCTGAGACTGTCGTATGACGATGTCATCATCGATCCCATCCTGCCCAAACAACTGGATGGATTACAATTTACCTTTGCCATGAATGAAAAACCCATCACTGTGATCTACACCATTGCCGGTGATGCCCCGGCTTCGGTCCAATCCGTCACCATCAATGGAACCGAAATGGGATTTACACGCGATCACAATCCCTATCGCCCTGGTGGGGTCCGGATCCCACGCCCCGACGTGTACCCCCTCCTGACTGACGGCCCCAATCGCATTCTCATCAGCATAGGCTAA